A stretch of the Bacillus anthracis str. Vollum genome encodes the following:
- the nagB gene encoding glucosamine-6-phosphate deaminase, whose amino-acid sequence MNILVVKTPEELAEAGYKLIEEVVKTKENPTLGMATGSSPLGIYAEMRKNKLDTSRVTTVNLDEYVNLPHEDKNSYHYFMQEQLFDHLPFKQTYVPNGMASDLEEECKRYEGILAANPVDLQILGIGENGHIGFNEPGTPFNSPTNIVELTESTRQANLRFFEKEEDVPTHAITMGIGSIMKAKQILLVAMGSKKAEAVKELLQGAYSEACPATVLQRHPNVTVIADQEALSLCSEAIADEHRQVFTISDLLSDSRVGETAN is encoded by the coding sequence ATGAATATTCTTGTTGTAAAAACTCCAGAAGAACTAGCAGAAGCAGGTTATAAATTAATTGAAGAAGTTGTAAAAACAAAAGAAAATCCAACATTAGGAATGGCTACAGGAAGCTCTCCATTAGGTATTTATGCAGAAATGCGAAAAAATAAACTTGATACAAGCCGTGTAACCACTGTAAACTTAGATGAGTACGTAAATTTACCACATGAAGATAAAAACAGCTATCATTATTTCATGCAAGAACAGTTGTTTGATCATCTTCCATTTAAACAAACTTATGTACCAAACGGGATGGCAAGTGATTTAGAGGAAGAGTGCAAACGTTACGAGGGCATTCTAGCTGCTAACCCAGTTGACCTACAGATTCTTGGAATCGGTGAAAACGGTCACATCGGATTTAACGAGCCAGGAACACCGTTTAATTCTCCAACCAACATTGTTGAATTAACAGAATCTACACGCCAAGCAAACCTTCGCTTCTTCGAAAAAGAAGAAGATGTGCCAACTCATGCAATTACAATGGGAATTGGAAGCATTATGAAAGCGAAACAAATTCTACTTGTTGCTATGGGTTCTAAAAAGGCAGAAGCTGTTAAAGAATTATTGCAAGGTGCATATAGTGAAGCGTGTCCTGCTACAGTTTTACAACGTCATCCGAATGTAACCGTAATCGCTGATCAAGAAGCTCTATCTTTATGCAGTGAGGCGATTGCTGATGAACATCGACAAGTATTCACCATTTCCGATCTATTATCAGATTCAAGAGTGGGTGAAACAGCTAATTGA
- the ptsG gene encoding PTS glucose transporter subunit IIABC — translation MFKKIFGVLQKVGKALMLPVAILPAAGILLGFGNAFQNPQLTNVIPALKADWFVMVAKIMEQSGDIIFANLALLFAVGVAIGLAGGDGVAGLAAFVGYLIMNKTMSVFLEVDKLVKVTSSGADPVKIGFTDPAYANVLGIPTLQTGVFGGIIVGIVAAYCYNKYFNIELPSYLGFFAGKRFVPIATATFSLVVGIIMCFVWPYIQGGLNTFSHQMIDANRTLAAFIFGLIERSLIPFGLHHIFYSPFWFEFGQYTNAAGELIRGDQKIFMAQLKDGVELTAGTFTTGKYPFMMFGLPAAALAMYHEARPENKKLAAGILGSAALTSFLTGITEPLEFSFLFVAPVLFGIHAVFAGLSFMTMQILGVKIGMTFSGGLIDFMLFGVLPGRTAWWWVIVVGLVLAVIYYFGFRFAIRKWNLKTPGREVANANDGAGKAEAGELPREVLVALGGKENIASLDACITRLRVQVNEQKNVNKDRLKELGAAGVLEVGNNIQAIFGPKSDTLKSQIHDIMSGRTPHVEKEEPVKVEEALQKVDANETIVSPIEGKILPITEVPDQVFSGKMMGDGFAIEPTEGTVVSPVNGEIVNVFPTKHAIGIQSEGGKEILIHFGIDTVKLNGEGFEALVAQGDKVKQGQPLLKVDLAFVKENAPSIITPIVFTNLQQGQQVELKKDGNVKKGENAIIDIQ, via the coding sequence ATGTTTAAGAAGATCTTTGGTGTTCTTCAAAAAGTCGGAAAAGCGTTAATGCTTCCAGTTGCGATTTTACCGGCAGCAGGTATTTTACTTGGATTTGGTAATGCATTTCAAAATCCACAGTTAACAAATGTTATTCCTGCATTAAAAGCAGATTGGTTCGTAATGGTAGCAAAAATTATGGAACAATCTGGTGATATTATTTTCGCTAACCTTGCATTATTATTCGCAGTTGGGGTAGCGATTGGTTTAGCTGGTGGAGATGGAGTAGCTGGTTTAGCAGCGTTCGTCGGCTACTTAATTATGAACAAAACGATGAGTGTGTTCTTAGAAGTAGATAAGCTAGTGAAAGTAACAAGTTCTGGAGCAGATCCAGTGAAAATTGGATTTACGGATCCAGCATACGCAAACGTATTAGGAATTCCAACATTACAAACAGGAGTATTTGGTGGTATTATCGTCGGTATAGTAGCGGCATATTGCTATAATAAATACTTCAACATTGAATTACCATCATACTTAGGTTTCTTCGCAGGTAAGCGTTTCGTACCGATCGCAACTGCAACATTCTCTTTAGTAGTAGGTATTATCATGTGCTTCGTTTGGCCATACATTCAAGGTGGCTTAAATACGTTCTCACATCAAATGATTGATGCAAATAGAACATTAGCAGCATTCATATTCGGTTTAATTGAACGTTCATTGATTCCATTTGGATTACATCACATTTTCTATTCACCGTTCTGGTTCGAATTCGGTCAGTATACAAATGCAGCTGGCGAATTAATCCGTGGTGACCAAAAAATCTTTATGGCACAGTTAAAAGACGGTGTAGAATTAACAGCAGGTACATTTACAACTGGTAAGTATCCGTTCATGATGTTCGGTCTTCCAGCAGCAGCTTTAGCGATGTACCATGAAGCACGTCCAGAAAATAAAAAATTAGCAGCTGGTATTTTAGGTTCTGCTGCATTAACATCTTTCTTAACAGGTATTACAGAACCACTTGAATTTTCATTCTTATTCGTAGCACCAGTACTATTCGGAATTCATGCCGTATTCGCTGGTCTATCATTTATGACAATGCAAATTTTAGGTGTTAAAATTGGTATGACATTCTCTGGTGGTTTAATTGACTTTATGTTATTCGGTGTATTACCAGGCCGTACAGCATGGTGGTGGGTAATTGTTGTTGGTCTTGTACTAGCAGTTATTTACTACTTCGGATTCCGCTTTGCAATCCGTAAATGGAATCTAAAAACACCTGGTCGTGAAGTAGCAAATGCGAATGACGGCGCAGGGAAAGCAGAAGCTGGTGAACTTCCTCGTGAAGTACTAGTAGCACTTGGTGGTAAAGAAAACATTGCTTCTTTAGACGCTTGTATTACTCGTTTACGTGTTCAAGTTAACGAACAAAAGAATGTAAACAAAGATCGTTTAAAAGAGCTTGGAGCAGCTGGTGTACTTGAAGTTGGAAATAACATTCAAGCTATTTTTGGACCGAAATCTGACACATTAAAATCACAAATTCACGATATTATGTCAGGTCGTACACCTCATGTTGAAAAAGAAGAGCCTGTAAAAGTAGAAGAAGCTCTTCAAAAAGTTGATGCAAACGAAACAATCGTTTCACCAATTGAAGGGAAAATCCTACCAATTACAGAAGTACCTGATCAAGTATTCTCAGGAAAAATGATGGGAGACGGATTTGCAATTGAGCCGACAGAAGGAACAGTAGTTTCTCCAGTTAACGGTGAAATTGTCAACGTATTCCCTACAAAACATGCAATTGGTATTCAATCTGAAGGCGGAAAAGAAATTTTAATCCACTTCGGTATTGATACTGTAAAATTAAATGGTGAAGGTTTTGAAGCACTTGTAGCACAAGGTGATAAAGTGAAACAAGGACAACCATTATTAAAAGTAGATCTTGCATTTGTAAAAGAAAATGCACCATCTATCATTACACCAATTGTCTTTACAAATTTACAACAAGGGCAACAAGTCGAATTGAAAAAAGATGGAAATGTTAAGAAGGGCGAAAACGCAATTATTGACATTCAGTAG
- the glcT gene encoding glucose PTS transporter transcription antiterminator GlcT, which translates to MSNYLEIKKVLNNNVIIASHPEHEEVVVIGKGIGFGKKAKDVLGQEQIEKMFVLKNERDREQYKLLVPHVSEKLIELMNDIMFYIQEKAKSPLNEHIHIALTDHISFAIKRLKQGLTIDNPFLVETKMLYLEEYEIAEGVVDLLNSRLQITLPEGEIGFIALHIYSSLTNSDLSSVNQNSRLIAQLVSLIETNLQITLDQESIHYLRLIRHLQYAIERVKKGEKVEESQSFAELLRAEYPVCYNLAWKLVKVMQKELQLPVYEAESIYLTMHLQRLVKAEHV; encoded by the coding sequence ATGAGTAATTATCTAGAAATTAAAAAAGTTTTAAATAATAATGTCATCATTGCTAGCCATCCTGAACACGAGGAAGTAGTAGTGATTGGTAAAGGAATTGGATTTGGAAAAAAAGCGAAAGATGTACTAGGACAAGAACAAATTGAAAAAATGTTTGTTTTAAAAAATGAACGTGATCGTGAACAATACAAACTGTTAGTGCCGCATGTGAGTGAAAAATTAATTGAATTAATGAATGATATTATGTTCTATATTCAAGAAAAAGCAAAATCACCATTAAATGAACATATTCATATCGCTTTAACAGATCATATTTCTTTTGCAATTAAACGATTAAAACAAGGACTTACAATTGATAATCCTTTTTTAGTTGAAACGAAAATGCTCTATCTAGAAGAATATGAAATTGCTGAAGGTGTTGTAGATCTTTTAAATTCTCGTTTGCAAATTACATTGCCAGAGGGAGAAATTGGTTTTATTGCACTTCATATTTACAGTTCGCTTACAAATTCAGATCTATCTTCAGTGAATCAAAACTCCCGTCTCATTGCACAACTTGTATCTTTAATTGAGACAAACTTACAAATTACATTGGACCAAGAAAGTATCCACTATTTACGCCTTATCCGTCATTTGCAATATGCTATTGAACGGGTGAAAAAAGGGGAGAAAGTAGAGGAATCACAAAGTTTTGCTGAGTTATTAAGGGCGGAATATCCTGTCTGTTATAATTTAGCTTGGAAGCTAGTTAAGGTCATGCAAAAAGAATTGCAACTTCCTGTGTATGAAGCAGAAAGTATATATTTAACAATGCACCTGCAGCGCTTAGTGAAAGCAGAGCATGTGTAA
- the phnF gene encoding phosphonate metabolism transcriptional regulator PhnF yields MNIDKYSPFPIYYQIQEWVKQLIEDGEWKPGDKIPSENELCDKFEVSRMTIRQAINNLVEQGYLYRKRGIGTFVQLPKVEQKLQGMTGFTEDMISRGMNPSSQLLSFRLVPATAKIADRLRIQEGESVYEVRRIRLADDEPIAFETTYLSPALVKDINEEILQQSLYEHLEKKLGFKLVSATQSIEASIATDNEAEHLHIPKKAPVLVMRQWSYSEGEVPLEYVKCIYRGDRYKFITNIARNK; encoded by the coding sequence ATGAACATCGACAAGTATTCACCATTTCCGATCTATTATCAGATTCAAGAGTGGGTGAAACAGCTAATTGAGGACGGCGAATGGAAGCCGGGAGATAAAATCCCATCTGAGAATGAACTTTGCGATAAGTTCGAAGTGAGTCGTATGACAATCAGACAGGCGATTAATAATTTAGTGGAACAAGGTTATTTATATCGGAAACGTGGAATCGGTACGTTTGTCCAACTTCCGAAAGTGGAACAAAAATTGCAAGGAATGACAGGATTCACAGAAGATATGATTTCTCGTGGAATGAACCCAAGTAGTCAATTGCTAAGTTTCCGCCTAGTTCCAGCTACTGCGAAAATAGCAGACCGGCTGAGAATACAGGAGGGAGAATCGGTTTATGAAGTGAGACGTATTCGTTTAGCGGATGATGAACCGATTGCTTTTGAGACGACATATTTGTCGCCAGCTCTTGTAAAAGATATTAACGAAGAAATATTGCAACAATCTTTATATGAACATCTAGAGAAAAAACTGGGCTTTAAACTTGTTAGCGCTACTCAATCAATTGAAGCTTCAATTGCAACGGATAATGAAGCGGAACATCTGCATATTCCTAAAAAGGCGCCAGTGCTTGTAATGCGTCAATGGTCATATTCAGAAGGTGAAGTACCGTTAGAGTATGTGAAATGTATTTATCGCGGGGATCGTTATAAGTTTATTACGAACATCGCACGTAACAAATAA
- a CDS encoding Cof-type HAD-IIB family hydrolase, producing the protein MIKMFVSDIDGTMMQHGGIIDEQDVAALRSLAEQNVILCFASGRLDNEIADLMKAVNTNFHRISVNGVFVYTDENKQLLSATFDSSILPELLDMTNEDPYFRYVSDEHNYYIEEKTPFIHELEKQVTMTSVEEPNLLQKIDDTIFPNKISVGGTKESLQLLQKKIDEKFHGKVSTFISAEQCLDVMPPNISKGSAISVLLKEFQLQPEEVACIGDSYNDIPMFSLTPHSFAMAQADDAVKEHAHYVVNTVKDAVNHVIAHNKNTTHSL; encoded by the coding sequence ATGATTAAAATGTTTGTAAGTGATATCGATGGTACAATGATGCAACACGGGGGTATTATTGATGAGCAAGATGTTGCGGCACTTCGCAGTCTTGCTGAGCAAAATGTTATTCTTTGCTTCGCCTCTGGACGACTTGATAATGAAATTGCAGACTTAATGAAAGCTGTAAATACAAATTTCCATCGTATTAGTGTGAATGGTGTTTTCGTATATACAGATGAAAATAAGCAACTCTTATCTGCAACTTTTGATTCCAGCATTCTTCCTGAGTTGTTAGACATGACAAATGAAGATCCTTATTTCCGTTATGTTAGTGATGAACATAATTACTATATTGAAGAGAAGACACCGTTCATTCATGAACTTGAAAAACAAGTAACGATGACTTCTGTTGAAGAACCAAATTTATTACAGAAAATAGATGATACAATTTTTCCAAATAAAATTTCTGTGGGTGGAACAAAGGAGAGTTTGCAACTCCTTCAGAAAAAAATTGATGAAAAATTCCACGGAAAAGTGAGTACCTTCATTTCAGCAGAACAATGTTTAGATGTAATGCCACCGAATATTAGTAAAGGCTCCGCTATTTCAGTTTTATTAAAAGAGTTTCAATTACAACCAGAGGAAGTTGCTTGCATAGGGGATTCTTATAATGATATTCCAATGTTTTCTTTAACTCCTCACAGTTTTGCTATGGCTCAGGCAGATGACGCAGTAAAAGAACACGCTCACTATGTAGTAAATACAGTTAAAGATGCTGTTAACCACGTAATTGCTCATAATAAAAATACGACTCACTCCTTGTAA
- the ptsH gene encoding phosphocarrier protein HPr: protein MEKIFKVTSDSGIHARPATLLVNTASKFGSDINLEYNGKNVNLKSIMGVMSLGIQQNAEIKITANGDDAAQALAAIEETMKNEGLGE from the coding sequence ATGGAAAAAATCTTTAAAGTAACTAGCGACTCAGGAATTCATGCTCGTCCAGCAACTCTACTTGTAAACACTGCAAGCAAATTTGGTTCTGACATTAACTTAGAGTATAACGGAAAGAACGTTAACTTAAAATCAATCATGGGCGTTATGTCTTTAGGCATTCAACAAAACGCAGAAATTAAAATCACTGCAAATGGTGATGATGCAGCTCAAGCACTAGCAGCTATCGAAGAAACTATGAAAAACGAAGGATTAGGAGAATAA